ATTGCCATTTTGTGCTTGCGAAAGTTTTCCGCCCGTACTTGCTTTGGCTTTCACATCCGCAGGAAATCCATCCAAAGGCGCGATGCCTTCTTTGACCACACTGTGTCCAGGACCGCCATCGAGTACGACTTGGTACGGCTCTTTGGGAATGGCGATGATAAGCTCACTTGATTCTGGCAAGCGTTGTTGAAACAACACATTTCCACTTAGGAGTGACTCCAACTTAATGAGTGCGCCCGAAGCGAGCTCTCCTGTACTAAACTCGCCACGAACGGTGATGGTGTCATCATCGTTGTTCATAACGTTCATCAACAGCGTGTGTGCCTCTAAAAACGATGCCACACACAGTGCCATAATGAGTATGCCTAATTTTTTCATATCAATCCTTCAGTTGAAATTTTTGTGTCCAAAATGCTTGAATTTTCTCTTGCTCTTGCGGGAGTTTAAAACCGATCCAAAGCAGCAAAGTGCCTACAACAAACAGCCCTATATCCACACTTAAAATGCTCATCATGCCCTCTTGCCACAAGCGAAGCGGTGAAAAACCACTGGTGTAAAAGTGAATGAGGGGGCTAATGAAAAATAAAACTCCGCCCAGTTTTAAAAACTCTTTTGCCGTTTGGTAGGAGTTAAGACGGTAAAACGACCACGTCAATGTCGCGGTCCAAAACAGCGCAAAGGCACTTTTATGCCAGAAAAAGCGCTCAGGTAGATCAAACGGCAAGCTCCATTGCAGCGCAAACAAGAGTCCCGTTGCGGGGATAACACCGACCATAACGCTGAGAGAGAGCTTACCCATCCAGTGGTAGATGGGAACATTCTGCGGAAATTGGCGCGCCTGTTTTTCCATGTAAAGCAGCACACCAAAGCCCAATGCGAAGGCAGAAACAATCATGAGTGAGGCGATAAAAAGCCTCGTAACGGTGTCAACCCCAAAAAGAAAATGCAAAAAGAAGATCGCATCGTAAAAAAGCCCAGACCAGTGTTTATCCATCACCTTATGTTGCGCAATAAGACTGCCATCAACGCCACTCAGCGTCACGCTTGGTTCATTAGAAATACCGTTTAAAAATGGCATATAAGGATTGTAGCCTTCGACTTTGGCTTGCGCACTCGAATCTCTCCAGTTGCTGAGCGTAATTTTATGGATTTGAACCTCAGGCATGATCGCTTTGGCTTTGAGTAAAATCTCATTCATCGAAAGCATAGCAACCGTGTCGTTTTTCTTCTCTATGCGTGTAAGATTGGGAAAAAGCACAGGGCCTACCAGTTTCCACGTCTCAAAGGTTTCGCCTTTGGATGCCAGAAATGCCATCGGCGCTGAAGCACTGTAGCCGATGTTCATCAGCGCTCCCGTGAGTGTGATGATGATGAACGGTGGAAAGACCCATGTAAAAATCTTGCGGTGCCATTTGGCAAACTTACTTTGGGCATTTTTGCCGCTGTTTTTATAGTTGATTTTCCAAATAAGCATCAGTCCGCCGATAATCAAAAACATCGCCGCAACGGCAGTAAAGCCAAAAACAAGGTAGCCAAAGAGTTTAAACGGTCTGCCATAGTGCATATGGTTTAAAAAGCGTGCGAGTTGAGACTGTTCGTCTTCGTTTTCCACCTCTTGTGCGGTGTTGGGATTGAACACTTTGGTTTTCATAAACATCGTTGAGATGCGAAGCGCTGGGTCGTGCATGGAGCCTGGAAGGCTGATGGTAATGCCATTAACTTGCGGATAATCAGGATCGGCAAGCACAGGATCGATCATCGCAGAGTAGTCCACTTTTTCGACATTGGGCATCGCATAATGGCGCGAAGGCTTCTCCCACACCTGAACAAAGGGCAGCAAAATGGCAAAAATCCCAAAGAAAACAGCCACATAAAGCAGCAGCGAAATGTTAATGCCCACCGCAACATGAATGCGTTGGAGGCGTTGTTTAAAAATCTTTTTTGCCTCTTCGTTCATACACTCTCCTTAAAAAACAAAACAGCGATAACGATGGCAAAGCTTAGTGTGGGCACAGTGCTTCGAAGCAGCGCGCTCAGTTTGGTGGGCGCTAAGACGATCCACAGTGCCGCTACTGCCCAGACAAATGTGTTAAACAACAAAGGAATGATGATGGACTCACCTGGCGTTACAGGCAGAAGAAAAATGAGCAAAGTCATGCCCAAATACGCAACGCATAAGCCTCCGATGATGGCACAGATGCCTCTGAAAAGTCCGATGGTTTTACCACTCTTTTCAGGTTGTGAGAGCTCTTTGAGTAAGCTCATTCCTTTGGTTTTTAGCATTTTTATCCTTTACATGTAAAGATCTTGCGCCATACAGACGCAAGATCTTTGGTTTTTAAAATGTGTATTTAAAGCTAAGCGTAGCATTGCGTGGTGAGCCATACACCATGCCATCTGAGCCGATACCTTCGTAATACTCTTTATCAAAAATATTATTCACATTGAGTTGGAGTTTCATATGTTTATCCACATCGTATGAAACCATCGCGTTGGTTAAGATATACGCATCTTGGGTGATTTCGGTTGCACCACTTCCCGTGTAGATTTTACTTCGATAGTTCAGCCCCAGACCAAAACCGAATTTTTGAATGGTGTATTTGGTAAAGAGATTTGCCATCGTGCGAGAAGCTTTCGTTGAAATTTTGTTGCCATCTGCATCCTTAGCTTCAAAATTGGCGATTCCAAAGCCCATATTCCAGTTATCGGTTATTTCGCCGTTAATATCGATTTCAAACCCTTTACTCACAACGCCATCGACGGCTTCGTACGCATAATCGGTAGAGCCTGGAACAAACTGGCTGGTCACTTCGCCGACATTGTCTTGCTCAACCCTAAAGACGGAAAGTGACGCGTTTAAGCGTTTATCAAAGTATTCACCTTTTATGCCCGTTTCGTAATTTTTTCCAACAATAGGATCAAGATAATTTCCGCTTATATCTTTGTAACTTTGCGGTTTAAAAATATCGGTGTAACTGACGTAAATCGAGTGATTGTCATTGAGATCGTAAATGAGCCCTGCATATGGGGTTAGTTCGTTGGTAAACTCTTTATCTCCAGCTCCCGTATCGCTTTTGTATTTCCAATCCGAAATTCTAAGACCTGTCACAAGTTTTAAGTCCTCCATCAATGAGAATTTACCAGCGATATAGGTTCCCGTTTGCGTGGTTTTATCAGGAGTCGTTGCATAATCCATCGATAAATTAGGATTCGCTACATTGATAGCATATAAATTCATAACAGGGCTCGCCAGAGAGGATACAGGATAATCCATACCCCATTTATTGTATTTCATATCGGATGTATTGCGCATAACGCCAAAGATAATTTCATGATTGAGATTCGCTAATTCAAACGGTGCAGAGATATAAACATCGATATTTTGCTCGTTATAAAGCGCATCATTGACATAGCGATAAACATAGCCTTCACCCGTCCCCGAATCTTTATCCACCGTTCCACCAAAATAGAGTAGCGACGTATCGCTGTAGAGTTTGCGGTACGAATAGGCAAGGTTAAACGAGATGTCGTTGTAAAGGTACTGCTTAAAATCAAGATAAAGCGCTTTTGTTTCGCTGTTCCAATAGGTCCAATCTTCGCTGACCGTTTGAGATCTTGAAAAATTGGTTCGCGTACCATCACTGTAAAACGCAGGCAACCCACCCCAACGAATGCCACTACGATCCAGTTTTTGATACTCTGCTGCGATGGAGAGGTACGTGGTCTCCGTTAAGTCCATATCCACAACGCCATAAACGATGTCATTTGTTTTTTCATAGCCGTTCATAAATGATTTTTTATCTTCATGTTTGGCGACAAGACGTCCTCTGATATTTCCCTCTTCATTAAGTGGCGCTGAAACATCCATCGTAGAACTGTAAGCATCCCATGAGCCAGCAGAGACTTCGACTTCGCCTTTGACCTCTTTGGAATTGGCATGTTTACGAATAAAATTGAGTCCAACGGCGGGGTTGCCAGCTCCCGTCATCAAGCCATTGGCACCTTTAACGACTTCAACGCGATCGTAAATGGAGAGATCAATATCGCTTGCAGTCGTATCGGAAATTGTGTAGGTTGGCATGCCATCCAGCAGATAATAATCGACATCAAAGCCCCGTGCCGTTGGGTAAATTCTCTCATCCCAACGATTGATCGAGACACCCGTGACGTAACTGAGCATCTCTTGGTAAGAGGTGACGCCTAAATCTTCCAGTTTTTGATCGGTCAGCACGGTCACCGATTGGGGCGTTTCGCGTGTGGATAAGTTTAGTTTGGTTGCTGTACGCATACTTTTGGTTGTGTACGAACCCGTTCCTTCGCTAATGGCTGATTCACTTCCCGCATGAATCGTAATCGCGTCTAGTGCGACATTGGCATCGTCTTTTTGTTTAACGATGATGGTACTATCTTTAATAACCGCCTCAAGTCCCGTGCCTTCTAAAAGCAGTTTCAAGGCTTTCTCCAATCCCTCGACATTTTTAATCGGAGTCGCTTTTTTGCCCTTAAGGATGTTCATGTCCATGATGTAGGGCAGTTTGGATTGCTCTGAGAGGGTTTCGATCGCCTCTTTGAGTGACGTTGTCGTGATGGTGTACGTGCCATCTCCTGCATACAAGCTTCCCGCCAGAAGCAATGCAGCTGAGTGTGCTACCAAAGAGTGTTTGAGTAAGCGCATAGTTTCTTCCTTTTTCTCTTTACATGATTTTGAGAATGAATCTCTAAAAAAGAAGACGTAAAAGAATGAAATCTCTGACATAAAATTTTGACCCATTTATTTGATGACGATTTTAGTGGCGCTTTTTTCGATCATCACAGGATGAATAAGCGGTAATGCGTCTAAAAAAGCGTCGAGTCGGTGCACGTCAAAATTGCCACTTATGGGCAGGGACGCAACGCGAGTGTCTAAATAAACCGTGATGTCAAGGTGCTTGGCAAATTCGTTAAACACCTCTTTGAGGCTTGCTTGGTAAAAGGTGTACTTTCCTTGTTGCCACTCTCCTACTTTTTGGGCATTGATTTTTTGAAGATCGATACGTTGTGTCACTGGATTGAAACTAAGGCTTTCTCCTTTGGTAACGAATGCAATAGGCTTATCGTTTTGATCACGTGCGGAAACTTCCACTTTTCCCTCTTGGACATTGACTTGAAGGATGTTTTCAAAATTGATCACCTCAAATTTGGTGCCTAGCACTTTGATGTTCACCCTGTCCGTTTGAATGATAAAAGGCGCCGTCTGGTTGGGAAAAACATCGAAAATGGCTTTGCCACGCGACAATTTCACCAAACGTTTGCTTTTAAAGTAGGTCACGTCGATGCTGGTATTGGCATCGAGGGCAATTTTTGACGTGTCAGGCAAGAAAATGTCGTTGTGAACTTTGGTTGTGGCAACATACTGCTCTGAAAACGTGATGTGATCGTAAAAAAGGGTGAAATAAACCACGCACAGCGTACAGGCGGCAACGGCAAGCGGTGCCACGTAGCGCAAAAAGAGGGGTTTTGTATTTCGTACTTCGCGTGTTTGTCTCACTTCACGTTTCAAATCATCCAAAAATGCTTGCGGCAGTGCATGAACCTCTTGCAGCAGCTTTTTTTCATCCTGAAAGGCTTCATGATGGCGCGCATCACAGGCAATCCATGCGAAAAAGGTTGAGTCGGTTTGAAGGTTTTCGCCTTCGCTCTCCTTGGAGAGCCATAAGCGTGCTTGATGCTGTATATTTTCTTGGATCGACATCAAAAACCACCCTCTTTACGTTTGATCTTCTCTTTGAGTTCTATGCTGGCACGTGAGAGATGCTTTTCAACCGCATCGATGGAAATGCCCATCATCTGCGAAACTTCATCCCTGCTGTAGCCTTCGAGTACATGTAAAACAAAGGCTTCTTTACGTTTTTGAGGCAGCGTTTGAAGCGCTCGCATCAGTGTTTTTTGACGATCTTGTTCAAGCAACACCTCTTCAGGCTCAACGGTTTTTGCGGTGTATGCGTGCTCTTCATACAGGACTTCTTGGAGGTTAAAGTTTTTACGGGCTTTATCGATCATAAGATTTTTTGCGATTTTATACAGTAGTGCCCGTTTGTTGAGGATCTCTTGGCTATTTTGCAGAGCAATGGCTTTCATATACGATTCTTGAACAAGATCTTGCGCATAATCTTTATTAGGGATTCTGCTCTTAATAAAAAACAATAATTCTTTATAATACTGAATCATTACCCTACCATTTTCTCATGAAATAATTTTGATAACTATAGTCAAAAAGTAGTAAAGCGGTGCTTAAAAGGTGAGGTTAGGCAGAAAATTGACGAAAAAAGTGAGGTGATTTGAAAAAAAAAGGAAGGAATATCTTTTTACATGTAAAGATTAAGAAGTGTAACCAAAGAGCATAAACAGGCTCTTTGGTTGCTTTGGAGTTTCCTTACTCCCCGCTCTGCGTTTCCCCATCGTACGCCATAATGCCGTATTCGAGATTGAGCACGGTTTTAAAACCCATGTGTTTTAAAATACGTTGACAATACGCACTTCTGCTTCCGCTGTAGCAGTATAAAATGACAGGTGTGTTCTCTTTACCGTTTAACTGCTCCATAGCATTGTGAAAGCTGGTCGTGGGGATCAAAAAGTCGGTGCCTTTGATGCGGTTTCCTATCCACTCCATCCATTCGCGTGTGTCGACAAGGTTGAACTTCACGCAGCCTTGTTCTCTGGCTTCTAGGAGCGCTTCAAGTTCACTGCCATCGAGTTGCTCTTTTTTCATCAAGACTTCGCACTCTTCTTTGCTGAGACCGCGAGTATGCGTATGCGCTACTTCTTCTGTATTTTCTTCTTGGGCGAGTTCGCGTGCGTGCTCTGGGGTGCAGAAAATCGTGCAGTGGCATTTGCCCTTTTGAGGGATTTCTACCGTGAGTGCAGGCGTACAGGGGCATAAACGGTTATCCGCTTTGGCTTGTTCTTCAGGTGTGCTTCCGATGACCATAAAACAGGGACAATAGCGTTTTCCATAGATCAGTTTATTACGTGTTAAGCCTTGTTGGATGGACTCTTTAACTTCGGTGAGTGGGGTGTAGGCGAATCCAAATTGCTCGCATACTTTGTCGGTAAATGTCTCTGTTTTTTCAAATTCTGCTAGAAATTCGGGTGAATTCATATCTATTTTAGTTATCAAATGTATTTCCTTCATTTATTTTTATATGCCGTATTATAAAGAATTTGCATTGGAAGAAAATTAAAAGAACGCTTTACATGTAAAGCATCAAGAAAAGAGAGCGTTTACTCTTTACATGTAAAAGCATTTTTGCGATTTTTTTGCTCTTTTTTTGCTTTACCATTTCTCTAGTTGGTTAAAAAAATAAATTAAAAAAAGAGTTTAAGATGAAAACGATTCAACCGCACACTAGTTCAAGACTGGACGAGGTCAAACATCTTCGGGATATCTTCAATGCTCAAAATTCCAAAGAGCTTAAAGTTGCGTTTGATGCACTGAATGCTTCCATTGAAATTTCGGAAGAGGATTTGGAAGTGCAGTTCAATCGTTATTTTATAGGTCCGATGGAGCCTATCGCCGATCCGTTTGCTTCCATTTACATCGATGATCCTGATGTGGTGATGTCAAAAAGTACCTTACATGTAAGGGAATTATACGAAACGATGGGCTTTACGTATCCACTTAAAAACATCATTCCCGATGATCATTTAGGCGTTGAACTGGATGCTTACTACCAACTACTCTATCTTGAAGAGGCGAAAGAGATAACCTATTTAAGTGACCTTCGTCACTATTTTTTACATGAACACCTAAGCCTTTGGGTGCCGCGCTTCATAGCGCGCGCCTTAGAGCACAGTGAGCATGACTCCAAAGCCATGACCTTTATTTTATTACAGCTCAAATCGTTATTGATAAGAGAAACTACTACACAAGGAGTTACCGCATGAGTTACTCAAAGGAAAACGTTGAGTCCATTGTGAACAATGGCATCAGCCGAAGAAGTTTTTTAAAAGGACTAGCCGCCAGTGGTGTGTTATCTTCATTTCCCGGAGGCATTCTCCAAGCCAATGAAGATCTTAATACTAAAATACCGTATTTAGGTGAGAAGAGCTATCAAACGTTCCGCAATGCCTGTCCTAGAAACTGTTACGACACCTGTAGCATCAAAACCTATGTCAAAGATGGCGTGATGCAGTTTATCGAAGGTGCGACTGAATCTACCTATACGCATGGTGGCTGTTGTGTCAAGGGCAATTCGTACGTTAAGAGAGTTTACTCAGCCAGACGTTTGAAATTCCCGATGATGCAAGTGGGTGGCAAAGGTTCAGGTAACTGGAAACGTATCTCTTGGGATCAAGCGATGGACATTATCGCGAAAAAACTGTTAGAGATGAAAAAAGAGGACGGCACGCTTTTAGGTGCGGCGCTGACGAAATACTCGGGTAACTTTGGTATCACGCATTATGGTATCGAGGGAATGTTTAACTCCATTGGGTATACGACACGACTTGCTGGAACTCCTTGTTGGCCAGCAGGCATTGACGCGCAAAACCTTGATATGGGCGATATGTGGTGTAACGATCCTGAAGAGATGAAAGACAGTAAATTTATTATTTTGTGGGGTGTCAATCCTGCGAGTAACTCCATTCACTCGATGAAGTACATCTATGAAGCCAAGAAAAAAGGGGCAAAAGTTGTTGTCATCGACCCCGTTTTTACCGAAGCCGCTTCCAAAGCGAGTCAATACATTCAGATCAAAGCGGGCACCGATGGTCTCTTAGCCCTTGG
Above is a genomic segment from Sulfurospirillum halorespirans DSM 13726 containing:
- a CDS encoding PepSY-associated TM helix domain-containing protein, whose translation is MNEEAKKIFKQRLQRIHVAVGINISLLLYVAVFFGIFAILLPFVQVWEKPSRHYAMPNVEKVDYSAMIDPVLADPDYPQVNGITISLPGSMHDPALRISTMFMKTKVFNPNTAQEVENEDEQSQLARFLNHMHYGRPFKLFGYLVFGFTAVAAMFLIIGGLMLIWKINYKNSGKNAQSKFAKWHRKIFTWVFPPFIIITLTGALMNIGYSASAPMAFLASKGETFETWKLVGPVLFPNLTRIEKKNDTVAMLSMNEILLKAKAIMPEVQIHKITLSNWRDSSAQAKVEGYNPYMPFLNGISNEPSVTLSGVDGSLIAQHKVMDKHWSGLFYDAIFFLHFLFGVDTVTRLFIASLMIVSAFALGFGVLLYMEKQARQFPQNVPIYHWMGKLSLSVMVGVIPATGLLFALQWSLPFDLPERFFWHKSAFALFWTATLTWSFYRLNSYQTAKEFLKLGGVLFFISPLIHFYTSGFSPLRLWQEGMMSILSVDIGLFVVGTLLLWIGFKLPQEQEKIQAFWTQKFQLKD
- a CDS encoding TonB-dependent siderophore receptor — protein: MRLLKHSLVAHSAALLLAGSLYAGDGTYTITTTSLKEAIETLSEQSKLPYIMDMNILKGKKATPIKNVEGLEKALKLLLEGTGLEAVIKDSTIIVKQKDDANVALDAITIHAGSESAISEGTGSYTTKSMRTATKLNLSTRETPQSVTVLTDQKLEDLGVTSYQEMLSYVTGVSINRWDERIYPTARGFDVDYYLLDGMPTYTISDTTASDIDLSIYDRVEVVKGANGLMTGAGNPAVGLNFIRKHANSKEVKGEVEVSAGSWDAYSSTMDVSAPLNEEGNIRGRLVAKHEDKKSFMNGYEKTNDIVYGVVDMDLTETTYLSIAAEYQKLDRSGIRWGGLPAFYSDGTRTNFSRSQTVSEDWTYWNSETKALYLDFKQYLYNDISFNLAYSYRKLYSDTSLLYFGGTVDKDSGTGEGYVYRYVNDALYNEQNIDVYISAPFELANLNHEIIFGVMRNTSDMKYNKWGMDYPVSSLASPVMNLYAINVANPNLSMDYATTPDKTTQTGTYIAGKFSLMEDLKLVTGLRISDWKYKSDTGAGDKEFTNELTPYAGLIYDLNDNHSIYVSYTDIFKPQSYKDISGNYLDPIVGKNYETGIKGEYFDKRLNASLSVFRVEQDNVGEVTSQFVPGSTDYAYEAVDGVVSKGFEIDINGEITDNWNMGFGIANFEAKDADGNKISTKASRTMANLFTKYTIQKFGFGLGLNYRSKIYTGSGATEITQDAYILTNAMVSYDVDKHMKLQLNVNNIFDKEYYEGIGSDGMVYGSPRNATLSFKYTF
- a CDS encoding FecR family protein, which encodes MSIQENIQHQARLWLSKESEGENLQTDSTFFAWIACDARHHEAFQDEKKLLQEVHALPQAFLDDLKREVRQTREVRNTKPLFLRYVAPLAVAACTLCVVYFTLFYDHITFSEQYVATTKVHNDIFLPDTSKIALDANTSIDVTYFKSKRLVKLSRGKAIFDVFPNQTAPFIIQTDRVNIKVLGTKFEVINFENILQVNVQEGKVEVSARDQNDKPIAFVTKGESLSFNPVTQRIDLQKINAQKVGEWQQGKYTFYQASLKEVFNEFAKHLDITVYLDTRVASLPISGNFDVHRLDAFLDALPLIHPVMIEKSATKIVIK
- a CDS encoding RNA polymerase sigma factor — encoded protein: MIQYYKELLFFIKSRIPNKDYAQDLVQESYMKAIALQNSQEILNKRALLYKIAKNLMIDKARKNFNLQEVLYEEHAYTAKTVEPEEVLLEQDRQKTLMRALQTLPQKRKEAFVLHVLEGYSRDEVSQMMGISIDAVEKHLSRASIELKEKIKRKEGGF
- a CDS encoding ferredoxin-thioredoxin reductase catalytic domain-containing protein, which translates into the protein MITKIDMNSPEFLAEFEKTETFTDKVCEQFGFAYTPLTEVKESIQQGLTRNKLIYGKRYCPCFMVIGSTPEEQAKADNRLCPCTPALTVEIPQKGKCHCTIFCTPEHARELAQEENTEEVAHTHTRGLSKEECEVLMKKEQLDGSELEALLEAREQGCVKFNLVDTREWMEWIGNRIKGTDFLIPTTSFHNAMEQLNGKENTPVILYCYSGSRSAYCQRILKHMGFKTVLNLEYGIMAYDGETQSGE
- a CDS encoding TorD/DmsD family molecular chaperone, whose protein sequence is MKTIQPHTSSRLDEVKHLRDIFNAQNSKELKVAFDALNASIEISEEDLEVQFNRYFIGPMEPIADPFASIYIDDPDVVMSKSTLHVRELYETMGFTYPLKNIIPDDHLGVELDAYYQLLYLEEAKEITYLSDLRHYFLHEHLSLWVPRFIARALEHSEHDSKAMTFILLQLKSLLIRETTTQGVTA